One Haloarchaeobius amylolyticus genomic window, CCTGTCGGAAGGAAGGCATTCCGCGGAGTCTCGAAGAGATCTCCGAAGTCTCCCGTGTCGAGCGCAAGGAAATCGGCCGGACGTACCGCTACATCTCTCAGGAACTCGGTCTGGAGATGAAACCCGTCGACCCGAAGAAATACGTACCGCGGTTCTGTTCTGAACTCGAACTCTCCGAAGAGGTCCAGACCAAAGCCAACGAGATCATCGAGACGACCGCCGAGAAAGGGCTCCTCTCGGGCAAGTCTCCCACTGGCTACGCCGCGGCCGCCATCTACGCCGCGTCGCTCCTCTGCAACGAGAAGAAGACCCAGCGCGAGGTCGCAGACGTCGCACAGGTGACGGAGGTCACCATCCGGAACCGGTACCAGGAACAGATCGAAGCGATGGGCATCCACAGCTAGGACCGCCCGACATCCTCTCTATTTTTCGCCCGGCGAGCGACAGCGTTCGTTCTGTTTCGATTACACGACTGTAGAATAGTTGTCTGATTGATACCTACTCGGCGTAACCGTTAACATAGCAGCCGACCACGATTGGGCGATGGGTCTACTCATCGGTACACTGGACGGCCTCTTCCACGTCGGCGACGGGTTCGAGACCGTCGAACGGCCGCTCGAGGAGCGGGTCAACCGCCTCCACGTGTTCGGCGACGAGGCGCTCGCGGCGACCTCGGCCGGCCTCTATCACTCCGAGGGTGGGTGGGAGTGGACGAAGGTCGAATCGTTCGCCGGGCCGGTCCACTCGATGGCGACCACGCCCGACGGGGACTGCTGGTACGTCGGTATCTCGCCCGCGGCCGTGTACGTCTCCGAGGACGGCGGCGAGACGTGGACCGAGTCGGCGAGCTTCCAGAACCTCCCCTCTCGGGACCGCTGGCGGGACCGCGCGCCCGGGAACGACGCGACGGTCCGGACGATGGCCGTCCACAGTGGCGCGCCCGACCGCCTCGCGGTCGGGGTCGAACCCGGCGGCGTCTTCGTCAGCGTCGACGGCGGCGCGACGTGGAACGAGCGCTGTGCGGGCGTCCACGACGACGTCCATCACCTGCTCGCGCTCGGGGTCGACGAGTACCTCGCGGCCACCGGCAACGGCCTCTACGGGACCGACGACGCGGGCCGGACGTGGCTCCGGCAGGACACCGACTTCCGGGACTTCTGGTTCAACTACTTCCGGGAGACCGTCGCCCACGACGGGACCCTGTACGCGGCCGCGAACGGCTGGGGCCCGGCGTCCCCCGGTGGCGCACTCTTCGAGGCGTCGGTCGACGGGACGGGTCGCGAGGCGACGCGGGTGCCCTACCCCGGCGAGAAGGAGTCGTTCGTCGTCTCCTGGGCGGTCGACGACGACCAGGTGTACGCGGGGACGATGCGCATCCAGGACGGATTCGAGCAGCACGCGCCGGGGCAGGTGCTCCGCCGGGAGGAACACGGCTGGATACAGGTCGGGGAGGTCCCCGCGGCAGCCCGGTCGCTCGCCACGATTTAAATCCGAAGCCGCGGCCAGCTCCCCCGTGCGCTGACGACCTGCCCGGCCACAGACGCGGGTGTGCGACACGCTGTGGGCCGGGACCGAGCACGACCGACCCCGGTCGCGTGTCGCCTGTTCGCCACGGCGATGACTGAACATTGATGAGCGTCAGGGACGTACGGCAACCGAATGCGGCTCGACGACTACATCGAGAGCCTCGAACCCGACGAGGACGCCAGGCGTCGGCAGCTGGCGAAGGAGAAGTCCTACGCCATCACCGACTACCTGCAGGACTTCCAGTCGCAGTTCGAGGAGACCGTCCAGGGTGACTCCCTGTTCGGGGCGACCGCGCCCTCCATCTTCGTCGGCCGGACCAACTACCCGCGGGTGTCGACGGGCCTGCTCTCGCCGGTCGCCGAGGGCGACCCGACGGACTTCGTCACCGACGGCGCGTGGTACCAGCAGGGCCTCGGCGTCGGCGACGTGGTCGAGCGCCGGACCGGCCTGCTGAACTCGACCCGGCGGGCCAACGTCGACGTGAACGACGTGTGGGACGGCTTCGTCGGCGTCCAGCGCGAGGTCGCCATCGCGGGCGACCCCGTCGACCTCGAGATCGGCCTCGACGGCAAGCCCGACCTCGACCTCGACGTGGACGAGGGCATCGCGACGCCCCGGGGGCCGCGAGCGAAGGCCACGTCGGTCGACCTCACCGAGAACCCGTACGTCCCGCGCCCGGTGAAGAAGACGCTGGAGGACGACGACTGGCAGGCACAGGGCGCGATGACCTACCTCTACCGCCGCGGCTTCGACGTGTACGACGTGAACCGAATCCTCTCGGCGGGCGCGCTCGGCCAGGGCGAGAACCGCCGGCTGGTCCCGACGCGCTGGTCCATCACGGCCGTCGACGACACCATCGGCCAGTTCCTCCGCGGCCAGATACGCCACGCGCCGAGCGTGGACTCGGTCGAGGTGTGGGAGAACGAGTTCATGGGCAACCGCTACTGGGTCGTCCTCGCGCCCGGCCAGTGGGAGTTCGAGCTGGTCGAGATGAAGGCGCCCGGCAGCGTCTGGAACCCGGCCGAGTCCGGTGACATCTGGATGGGTAGCGCCTCGGAGGGCTACGAGGGCCGGACGGGCTACGTCGACGAGACGGCCGGTGCGTACTACGCCAGCCGCCTCGGCGTGCTGGAGCACCTCGCCGACCGCGGCCGACAGGCGAAGTGCCTCGTCCTGCGCGAGGTCAGTGACGACTACTGGGCGCCGGTCGGCGTCTGGCAGGTCAGAGAGAGCGTGCGCAACGCCTTCGAGGGGGAGTACGGTGAGGCCGAGACGTTCCACGGGGCGGTCCGGACGGTCGCAACGCACCTGCCCGTCTCGCTGAACCGCCTGCGCCGGAAGTCCGAACTCGTCGCGGGACTGCAGGCGTCGCTCTCGGACTTCTAGCGTCGCCTACCGTCTGAGCCATCGGGTTTATCTCGACACGGTCCTTGGCAACTAGTGACATGGTCTGGTCACCACTGCTGGTGGACTTCGGCGGGCAGACGCCCGCCGTCGCCAGCCTGCTCGCGCTCGTCGTCGTCTCGCTGGTGCTCGATTACTACTACCAGCGCGTGGGCCTGCGGTAGCGTCTCAGACGTCCTCGACGTTCGCCCACGCCTGCTCGACGAGTTCGCCAGTGTCACTGACCAGTTCCTCCCAGGTCTCGTCGTCGGGCGCCATGCCGAGCAGCCGGGCGATCTTCATGATGGAGACGTGGTAGACGTGCTGGCGGCCGGGTGCCTCCTCCCAGACGACCACGTTGCAGGGCATGATGCCACCGATCTCCTTCGAGATGTCCAGTGCGCGGTCCGCCATCTCCGGGTGGCAGGCACCGAGCACGTAGTACGGGTCGTGCTCGGAGCCGGTCTTCTCCTTGATGACCTCGGACGGCGAGAACTCGACGAGCGTGCCGAATCCGGCGTCCGCGAACGCCTCGCGGACGTGCTCGATCGCCTCCTCGTGTTCCATCTCGAGTGTCGCCTGTTTCTTGCCGAGGTCGTCGTCGCTCAGCTGGTCGGGGTCGATGTTGAGTACCATCACCTGTAGAATTGCACGCACCGCCCAAAAGCGTGTCTCCGTGGCCGCGCCTACAGCGGAATCGGTAGCCAGCGCAGCCACCCGATGACGGTCTCGGGCGGGATGAGCGGTTCGTGGAGGACGAGCCAGTCGAGCAGCACGAGGCCCGCACCGTGGGCGACGATGGAGGGGAGCAGCGAGTCGCTCTTGTAGTCGACCGCGCCGAACAGCACGTCGGTCGGCCCGGAGAGCACCATCTCCAGCGGTGGCTTCCCGACGTGGTGGAGCATGTAGACGAACGGGCTGATGAGCGCGGCCTTCATGCCGAACCGCTCGCCGACGCCGACACAGAGCAGGCCGCGGTAGTACGTCTCGACCGCGACGACCAGCATGAACTGCTTCGCCGCGTGGACCGCGAACTCGTCGAGGGCGACGGCACCGGTGGTCCACTCGCCCCACATCGGGTAGTACGCCCGGATGCCCGGCAGCGAGGAGCCCACGACGTAGAACGGGAGGACGAACGCCGCGAGCAGGACGGTGTTCCGGACCGCCGGCCAGTCGACGTGGTAGCCGATGTTCTTGCCGTGGGTCCACGCGAGCACCATCGGTCCGACGAAGAAGATGAGCGTGTCGGTGACCAGGCGCTCGTTCAGGGGGTAGCGCGTGAACTCCATCCAGAGCAGCGAGAGGACCGCGCCGAGCAGGAGCGACTTCTGGGTCCAGGTCAGTTCGGACGGGCGGACCGGAATCGAGGACAGTCGCTCGGAGAGCCACGACTTCGCGTCGTCGACCGTCCGGGCGACCGTCGAGAACACGGCGTGTTACTCGTCCGCGGTCTGGACGGCACCGCGGCCGACCACGTCACGGACGGCGTTCTCGAACTCCTGGCGCTTCTCGAAGTACGTGATGTCGATGTCCTCGAGCACCTCGGAGATGGTCTTCGGGCCTTCGGGTGTCCGGATGGTGGACTCGCCCTCGAGCGCTTCGAGGCGGCTCTTCTGGATGGGCCAGGTCAGTCGGGAGGTGACGCGGGCCAGCGGCGCGCCCTCGACGGTCTCGCCGGACCCGAGTTCGACGGCAGGTTCTGTCTCCTCTTCCTCGTCGTCAGCCATGTGCGGGGGTTTGCAATCCCCTCGATTCAACCTTTCGCTTCGCTGCCCGTTGTCTGACGTACTGTTTTGTGTCGGGGGACGTAAGGGAACGGTATGACTAGCCTCGCGGACGTGTACGAGGACAACGTCGGGGAGGTCGAGAACCTGCAGCGGTTCTACCTCGGGGTCGGGCTGTTCGTGGCCGGGGCCTTGCTGACGGTCCTCGGTATCGTCGTCGGTGCGACGGACGTGCTCGCCGGTCTCGGCGTGGACCTCTACGGGTCGAGAGAGATCGCAGGCATCCTCGGCGGGCTCGGCATCCCGGCCGTGCTCGTCGGCGTGTTCACCGTCCTGCCGGCGAGTCGGCGCATCCGGGCCGCGGCCGCCATCGGGTCGAGCGTCTGTGTCCTCGGCGTCGCCCTGTTCAGCCGCGTCTACCCCGGCGAGTGGATCGGGTCGCCCACGGCGAGCCAGGGCATGACCCTGCTCGTCGCGACGGTGTACTTCGTCGGCGTCTTCACCGCCATCGGCTGCCTGTTCAGCGCGGTCGTGACGTTCAAGACGCGCAACGACCCCGGCGGGACCGTCACCATGCAGGTGACCCGGGAGGGCGAGACGACGGTCGTCGAGGTGCCCGAGGAGAAGGTCGACGAGGTCGAGGGCCAGAAGGCCTCGGCCGCCCAGTACGGCAGCGTCGGCATGTTCGGCGCCCAGCCCGACGGGAACGTCGAGACGCAGACGAACCGGCCGGACCGGCGCGAGCAGCAGTCGTCCTCCGGGTCGTCCGACTCGTCCGGCTCGTGGTCGAACTCTTCGCCGACGCACCCGGCGATGCACTCGCCGACCAGCGACGGCGGCACGGCGGCGAACGACATCCGGTCGCCGCTCGACGAGGACGCGGAGGTCATGCGAACCGAGACGCCCCAGCCCGAGGAGAAGAACCTCGCGGACCGCTACTGCGGCAACTGTGCGCACTTCGACTACGTGCGGACGAACCGTGGTATCCAGCCGTACTGCGCCTACCACGACGCGGAGATGGACGACATGGAAGCCTGCGAGTCGTGGGAACCGAACAACTGACGACGCCGTTTCTGCTACCCCTGCGCAGCCCGCACCCGTTCTAGCGTCTCCCGCATCCGGTCCCAGTGACTGCCACGCCAGAAGCACTGCCCGCAGTCGAGACACCGCCACGTCGGCGTGTCGTCGTCGGGCGCGTACTCGGGGGTGGTTGTCTCGGGAGGGACGCGCTCGACAGGGCCGTTGCAGCGCCCGCAGTACTCGGGCTCTTCGGTCGGGTGCAGCGAGACGCCGGCCTCGAGCAGTTCGGCGAGCTGGGCCTCGGTGTCGCGCCGGCGGAGGAGAATCGCCTCGTCGGCCCGGTTCGCGAGATGGACGTCCCGCGTGACGAGGGTCCGCCCCTCCTCGGCGGCGATTGCTCGCAGCCGGTCGTCGTCCTCCTCGCCGCGGTCGAGGGCGTAGACCGTGTCGTGACCACAGAAGCGGAGGTACGTCGTCAGGCCGCCGCACATCACGTCGAGGAGGAAGCGGGACATCCGGTCAGTGCAGGAACTCCCGAACCCCGTCGGCGTCGCGAGCGTTGAGCACGTCCGCAGCCTCGGCCCAGCCGCGGCGGGCGGTGTGGACCCCGTACCGGACGTACTCGTACGTCGAGGTGCGGTGGGAGTCCGTGTTGATGGCGATGGTCGCGCCCGCGTCGATGGCGTACTTGACGGCGCTGCCCGAGAGGTCGAGGCGGTGCGGGTTGCTGTTGATCTCCAGCGCCACGTCGTGTTCGACCGCGGCCTCGGCGAGGCGCTCGGGGTCGATGTCGAGGCCGGGGCGCTGGTTGAGCAGCCGCCCCGTCGGGTGGCCGATGATGTCGACGGAGGGGTGTTGCATGGCCTCGACGAGCCGGTCGGTCCCGTCGCCGTCGAGGGCGGCGTGCGGGGAGGCGACGACCACGTCGAGTTCGTCGAGCACCTCGTCGGCCACCGAGATGCTGCCGTCGGCCGCGATGTTCGCCTCGACGCCGGTGAACACCGCGATGTCGGCGTTCTCGGCCGCCTCACGGACCGCCTCGGCCTGTTCGAGCAGTTCCTCGTCCTCGACGCCGACGCCCCCGACGACGCCGGGTCCGGTCGCGTGGTCGGAGATGCAGAGGTAGTCGTGGCCGAAGTCGGCCGCGCCGGCGATCATCTCCTCGATGGTCTCGTTCCCGTCGGACCAGTCGGTGTGGGTGTGGAGGTCGCCGCGCACGTCGTCCGCTTCCAGAAGGTCGGGCAGGTCTCCATCTGCGGCGGCCTGTATCTCGCCCCGGTCCTCGCGTAGCTCCGGCGGAATCCAGGGCAGGTCGAGTGCCGCGTACATCGACTCCTCGGTGTCGCCACCGACGCGGTCGCCGACGCGCTGGCCCGCGTCGGGGTCGTCGACCCCGGAGACGTCGAACGCCCCGTACTCGTTCAGTTTCATGTCGCGCTCGATTGCGTAGTTCCGCAGGGTGACGTTGTGGTCCTTGCTGCCGGTGAAGTACTGCAGGGCGGACCCGAACTCGGCGGGGACGACCACGCGGAGGTCGACCCGCAGGCCGTCGCTCCGGACCGCGGCCTTCTCCGAGCCGGCCTCGATGACGCTGTCGGCGTCGTCCCAGTCGGTGAAGGCGTCGACGACCGCCTCGCCGTCTTCGCTGCCGACCAGGACGTCGACGTCACCGATGGTCGCGCGCCAGCGACGGAGCGACCCCGCGACCGCGACCGAGTCCGTGGCGTCGGCCGATTCGAGGTGGGCGACGACCGAGTCGGCGACCGGGCGGGCGGTGCCCAGCAGGGCGCGCTCGCCGGCGGACTTGGCGAACTCGAGGTTGTCGAGGATGTTCTGCTCGGTCTTCGCGCCGAAGCCCTTGACGTCCTGTATCTCGCCGGCTCGCGCGGCGGATTCGAGGTCCTCCAGCGTCTCGACGCCGAGTTCGTCGTAGAGCGTGCCGACCGTCTTCGGGCCGACGCCCTCGACGCGGAGCAGGGCCGCCATGTCGACGGGGTAGCGCTCGCGCATCTCGGTCAGCTCCGCGATCTCGCCGGTCTCGGCGTACTCGACGATCTTCGCGCTGATGGCGTCGCCGACGTGGTCGAGTTCGTTCACGGCGTCCTCGCCCTCCGCGACGAGCTCGTCGAACGACCCCGGGTACTCGCGGACGCTCTCGGCCGCCCGGCGGTACGCGTTCGGTTTGTACTCGACGCCGTCGGCCTCGAGCAGGTTGGCCATCTCTTCGAGTCGGTCGGCGACGTCCTGTTGGAGTGTCATGGGTTAGCGGTCGAGTGCCTTCTTCAGGAAGTTCATCCAGCGCTTCTGGTCGGCGGCCTCCTTGGCCTGGGTCTCCCGTTCGAGGTCGGTCGGGCCGAGGTTCTCCAGTGCGTTCAGTGCCCGGTCGATGCCGATGATGGCGTTCGCGAGGTCCTCGCCCTCCTCGCGGGAGAGCGACGCCCAGTCGTCCTCGAGGCGCTGACGGCGCTGGATCCGCTCGCGTCGGAGGTTCTTCTTCGCCTCCTCGACGCGTTCTTGCTCGCCCGGCGGGACGGTGTCCCGGCGCTTGATCTCGAAGACGAACTCGCGGAGGTCGAGTTCGGTCCCCTGCACCTCGATGCGGTCTGGGATGTTCGCACCGATGGTCGCCCCCTCGCGGTCGACCTTCGCGAGGAGCTGCTTCTGCTCGTACTCTTTCACACCCCTACGTCGGTTCCGGCGGGTCAAAAACCTGCTTCTGCGGCGTGATCCGCCGGCGGTTCGCCGGTCGCGTCGCCCGCGTATCGAGTCTCGATACGGCGGTCGAACTCGGTGATACCTTTACGTCCGAACCGGTCCACGGACTGGATAGGGAACACCAGTTCCCAGGCAGCCATGTCGACCCGAAGAATCCGCACCCGGCACGCGACCCGACTCGCCCTTTCCCCGGACGAGTCCCGACGTGCCAACGTCATTCCCGCGGCCGGGACGCGTTCGTTCACGTCGACGACATGGCGGTCGGTCAGACCCTTCGACGGAAGGTGACGATATCCAATCCCGGACGATTCCACGTTCATCGGCGGGCGGTTCACAGCGCCGCCCGCCCCAACCACCCCATTCGCTGTGCTCGACACCGCTCGACACCCGAGCTGGTGCCATCGGTCGCCCCGGCGATACCCCGATAGTTACTCCCCCAGCACCCTCGATTTTAGCGGTTGCGTCCCCGTTCCCAAACTCCTTTGCGTCTGCTCTGCTTACGTCAGGTCAATGCCTGAATGCGACGAGTGCGGCGACCACACCAGTATGCCGTACACGTGCAACCGGTGTGGTGAGAAGTTCTGTGGCAAACACCGGTTGCCCGAGAAGCACGACTGCCCCGGGTTGCAGTGGAACGACCCGCAGGGCGTCTGGCAGGAGGACGAGTCCACGAGCGGTGGGAAGAGCGAGTCCGGCGGTATCGCGAGTGCTCTCCCGAACCTCGGCTTCGGTCGCGGTGGCGCACTGAGCTACTTCCGCGGGAACATGACCTACGTGTTCCTCGCGCTGATGTGGGTGACGTGGGCGACCCAGTGGTTCATCCTCCCGGGTATCACCGACATCGGCCCGAGGACCAGCCAGCTCTGGTACGACATCTTCACCCTCCAGAGCAACCACCCCGAGTACGTCTGGGCGTGGTTCACCTCCATCTTCGCACACGCGGGCGGCCTCGGCCACATCGCCGGCAACAGCATCGTGATATTCTTCTTCGGCCGTCTGGTCGAGGAGTACGTCGGGAGCCGGGACTACACGCTTATCTTCCTCGGGAGCGGTATCGTCGCCGGCCTCGGCCAGATCGGTATCGCGCTCATCCAGGGGAGCCCGACCGCCCTCTACGGGGCCTCTGGCGCGGCACTGGCGATGCTCGGCGCGCTGACCATCATCCGGCCGAACCTCACCGTCCTCATCTACTTCCTCATCCCGACGCCCATCTGGGTCATCACCGGGCTGTACGCCCTGTTGAGCGTCACCGGCATCCTCGGTGGCGGTGTCCCGCTCCCCGGCCAGGCCAACGTCGCCCACGGGGCCCACCTCGTCGGCCTCGCCATCGGCCTGCTGTACGGCCAGCACGTCAAGGGACAGGTCAGTCTCCCGCGCGAGACGCAACTGGGTGGCGGTGGCGGCCGCCGTGGTGGCGGTCGCGGCCCCTTCTGAGGGATGCGAGAGGCGTTCGTCCCCGACCCCGCGGCCTCCCGTGAGGAGATGGAGGCCCAGCAACGCCAGGTCGCCGACGCCGCGATGTTCGCCGACGACTTCGACTTCGACGCCGACAGGGTCGGCTCGGACACCGGCCCCCTCGTCGCGGGGGTCGACCAGGCGTTCCTCGACGACCGCGCCGTGAGCGCCATCGTGGTCCTCCGGGGCGACACCGTGGTCGAGAAGACCTACGCCGTGTCGCCACTGGAGATACCCTACATCCCGGGCCTGCTCTCGTTCCGCGAGGGCGGCCCCATCCTCGACGCGTTCGAGACGCTCGACACCGACCCGGACCTCGTGCTGTTCGACGGGAGCGGGCGCATCCACTTCCGGCAGGCCGGCCTCGCCACGCACATGGGCGTCATCCTCGACGTGCCGAGCATCGGCGTCGCGAAGAACCTGCTCTGTGGCACGCCACAGGGCGAGACCGAGAACCTCCCCGCCGGCGAGCGCGTCGCCATCGCCGCCGACGACCGGGTCGACGCGCCCGCCGGGACGACCATCGGCTACGCGGTCCAGACCCGGCAGTACGACTCGCCGGACCGGTCCATCAACCCGCTCTACGTCAGCCCCGGCCATCGCGTCGGCGCCGAGACCGCGGCCGACCTCGTCGCCCGGCTCGCGACCCGCTACAAGCTCCCCGAGCCGACCCGTCTCGCCGATTCCTACGCCGACGAGGCGAAACGAACCATCGACACTTAGGTACCCGGCGGGAGAACGCCGGCCCATGACAGACGACTCGGACACGGACGCCGACGACGTGGCGACCGAGACATCTCCTGGCGGCCCGGAGCCGACGCTCGAGACCGTCCTCATCACGGGCTGTTCCTCCGGAATCGGCCGCGAGACGGCGAAGGCGTTCCTCGACGAGGACTGGCAGGTGTACGCCACCGCGCGAGACACCGAGGCCATCGCGGACCTCGCGGACGCCGGGTGCAAGACGGCCGAACTCGACGTGACCGACCGCGGGCAGGTCGAGCGCGTGGTCGACCGCATCGTCGACGAACACGGCCGCATCGACTGCGTGGTCAACAACGCCGGCTTCGCGCAGATGGGCCCCGTCGAGGACGTGCCGACCGACAAGGTCCACGAGCAGTTCGACGTGAACGTCTACGGGCCACACCGGCTCATCCGGGCCGCACTCCCGCACATGCGCGAGTCCGAACGCGGCACCATCGTCAACATCTCCAGCGCGCTCGGCCGCATCACGATTCCGGGGTCGGGCATCTACTCGGCCTCGAAGTTCGCAATCGAGTCGATGAGCGACGCCCTCCGCGGCGAGGTCGACCAGTACGACGTGGACGTGGTGGTCGTCGAACCCGGCCCGGTCGAGACCGAGTTCTACGACCGCGCCGACGACGAGCTGGACGACCTGCCGCGGTCCGACGCCTACGGCGACCTCTACGAGATGTACGACGACGCCAACACCGTCAGTGGCGGCAGTCCGATGTCGGTCACACCGACGCGGGTCGCCGAGACCATCCTGAACGCGGCGAGCAGCACCAACCCGGACCCGCGCTACCCCGTGGGCGCCGCCGCGAAGTACTTCATGCTCGTCCGGTTCGTGCCGGACCGGTGGCGGGACACGGTCCTCCGGCTCGTCCGGAAGTTCGCGACGTAGCGATGCCGATCCGGAACGCGGACGCGCTCGGCCGGACCACGGTGCGCCAGACCGCGCTCGCGTGTCTCGAGGCCGGTATCGAGGCGGCGCTCCCAGAGCAGGTCGTCGCCGAGCGCGTGCGCTACGCCGACGAGACGCTGACCGTCGCCGGCGAGACGTACGACCTCGCCGGGGTCGAGCGCGTCGTCCTCGTCGGGGGCGGGAAGGGTTCGGGTCGTGTCGCCGCGGCGCTGGCCGAGACGCTCGGTGACCGACTCGACACGGGCGTCGTGGTGGACGCCGAACCGACCGACGCCGGGCCTGTATCCGTGGTCGTCGGTGACCATCCGACCCCGAGCGAACGCGGGGTCGCCGGCGCACAGCAGGTGCTCGACCTGGTGAAGACCGCCGACGAGTCGACGCTGGTGCTGGCGGTCGTCACCGGCGGGGCGAGCGCCCTCTTACCGGCACCTGCGGACGGTATCGCGCTCGACGACCTCCAGACGGTCACACGACGATTGCTCGACGCCGGCGCGAGCGTCGGCGAGCTGAACGCGGTGCGCAAGCACGTCTCCGCGCTCAAGGGCGGGCAACTGGCACGTGCCGCGGCCCCTGCGTCGGTCGTCACGCTCGCGTTCTCGGACGTGGTCGGCGACCCACCCGACGTCATCGGGAGCGGGCCGACCGTCCCCGACGAATCGACGTTCGAGGAGGCGCTGGCGGTGCTCGACCGGTACGACGTGGACGTCCCATCGGTCCGGGACCGGCTGGACCGAGGCGTCGCTGGCGAGGTGGCAGAGACGCCGAAACCGGGCGACTCGGTGTTCGATGGAACCAGCTACCACGTGCTGGCGAACGCACACACCGCGCTGGACGCG contains:
- a CDS encoding SDR family oxidoreductase, with the translated sequence MTDDSDTDADDVATETSPGGPEPTLETVLITGCSSGIGRETAKAFLDEDWQVYATARDTEAIADLADAGCKTAELDVTDRGQVERVVDRIVDEHGRIDCVVNNAGFAQMGPVEDVPTDKVHEQFDVNVYGPHRLIRAALPHMRESERGTIVNISSALGRITIPGSGIYSASKFAIESMSDALRGEVDQYDVDVVVVEPGPVETEFYDRADDELDDLPRSDAYGDLYEMYDDANTVSGGSPMSVTPTRVAETILNAASSTNPDPRYPVGAAAKYFMLVRFVPDRWRDTVLRLVRKFAT
- a CDS encoding glycerate kinase type-2 family protein, whose amino-acid sequence is MPIRNADALGRTTVRQTALACLEAGIEAALPEQVVAERVRYADETLTVAGETYDLAGVERVVLVGGGKGSGRVAAALAETLGDRLDTGVVVDAEPTDAGPVSVVVGDHPTPSERGVAGAQQVLDLVKTADESTLVLAVVTGGASALLPAPADGIALDDLQTVTRRLLDAGASVGELNAVRKHVSALKGGQLARAAAPASVVTLAFSDVVGDPPDVIGSGPTVPDESTFEEALAVLDRYDVDVPSVRDRLDRGVAGEVAETPKPGDSVFDGTSYHVLANAHTALDAAAEAAREHEFDPTILSSRIEGEAREAGRFHAAVAREVGETGNPVEAPAVLLSGGECTVTVRGDGTGGPNQEFALAAALDLQAVSEVAVGAVDTDGRDGSTDAAGALVDGETVREEPAAREALAANDAFGYLSGRDDLVRTGATGTNVNDLRVVVVA